From Triticum urartu cultivar G1812 chromosome 2, Tu2.1, whole genome shotgun sequence, a single genomic window includes:
- the LOC125541060 gene encoding universal stress protein YxiE-like, whose translation MMAGTEAASAAAAAEASPVEEGTTNKTVVLVGVDDSDHSYRALEWAVRYVAETAGPGAPVELVVVHAKPAVSSVVTLGGPAAAGDVVRYVDADLRRRAEEVVDRARRLCAANSVQGVVKVIDGEPRYVLCNAVEKHHADLLVVGSHGYGAIKRAFLGSVSDYCAHHAHCSVMIVKQPKPKE comes from the exons ATGATGGCGGGGACCGAGGCAGCGTCtgcggccgcggcggcggaggccAGTCCGGTGGAGGAGGGGACGACCAACAAGACGGTGGTGCTGGTCGGCGTGGACGACAGCGACCACAGCTACCGCGCGCTCGAGTGGGCCGTGCGTTACGTGGCGGAGACGGCCGGCCCCGGGGCGCCGGTGGAGCTCGTCGTCGTCCACGCCAAGCCGGCCGTGTCCTCCGTCGTCACGCTCGGCGGCCCCG CCGCCGCCGGGGACGTGGTGAGGTACGTGGACGCGGACCTGCGCAGGAGGGCCGAGGAGGTCGTCGACAGGGCTCGCCGCCTCTGCGCCGCCAACTCG GTGCAGGGAGTGGTGAAGGTGATCGACGGGGAGCCGAGGTACGTGCTCTGCAACGCCGTCGAGAAGCACCACGCCGACTTGCTCGTCGTCGGCAGCCATGGCTACGGCGCCATCAAGAG GGCATTTCTTGGGAGCGTGAGCGACTACTGCGCCCACCACGCGCACTGCTCGGTCATGATAGTCAAGCAGCCCAAGCCCAAGGAATGA